The DNA segment AACAGAACGAGTCCGAGCCCGAGTCGTCGTCCGAGTTCCCGATCGTACTCCATTACGCCCTCTCGGGGATCGCGATGCATCAATCCCAGGGGCCCGAACCGGGTCAGGGGATTCGTCGGCAGGTCACTGCGTTCTCATGGGTCCGGAATCCGCGACTCGGCGGGACCGCGAACCCCTCGAACGACGAGGATCACTCGTCGATCGAGAGCGCAAAGCCGCGCTCCCGCGATCGTGTCCGTGTTTTTCATTCGGGCACCGCTCCAACCGACGGCCGGGGCCGAGAAGACCCTCAACGAGGAACGACTCAGCCGATCGGAGGCCGTAGAACAGCTCCGCACGCTCGCGGACGAACTCGACGCCGAGAGCGACGAGGACGACGAAGGCAGTGAGATCAGCGTCTCCGTCGGCAACAGGCACGTCCGCCTCTCGCCTCCTGAGACGATCGGCTACGAGATCGGCGTCCGCGAGGGCTCTTCGGTGCTTCGGGGTAGCCGCGAGACCGTCTCCATCAGGCTCGACTGGAAGCCCGAGTAGTCGGTCGATAGTTCCCTACCGTGCGGTGGTCTCGCCTCGGTGATCTCGTTCGACGAGCTCCGTGAGCGTGAGCCGTCGCCGTGTCGGCTCGCGTCCGGACGAAACGTACGGCAACAGGATCCGATTCGCGTCGATGGGTCGGAAACAGGAACGGTCCCGAAATCGAGGTTGGCGGGCCCGACGACGCAACAGCGGATCAGCATCCCAGTGTGAGCATCCTTGTTGCTCGATACCTCCCGTCGCCCGTTCGATTCCGCAAGGAGGTCGATCCAACGAGTTCATCGATGAGATCGCTACCGGCGGTCGGGCGGGCTCCGGTCACGGGCGTAACTGAGCGCTGCGTACGCGACGAAGAGGAGGAAGGCGAGCGGGATCACGAAGAAGATGAGCGTTGGAATCGTGAGCATGACCGCACCCTGATCGAGGAAGGGGGGTGCGATGGACACTGCTCGATCACCGATGAACAGTGATGCGGGTAACAGCAGTCCGACCGCGACGAGCGCGGCGATCTGTTCTCGC comes from the Halalkalicoccus sp. CG83 genome and includes:
- a CDS encoding amphi-Trp domain-containing protein, which translates into the protein MSVFFIRAPLQPTAGAEKTLNEERLSRSEAVEQLRTLADELDAESDEDDEGSEISVSVGNRHVRLSPPETIGYEIGVREGSSVLRGSRETVSIRLDWKPE